Below is a window of Impatiens glandulifera chromosome 2, dImpGla2.1, whole genome shotgun sequence DNA.
GAATGTCATTTGGCTTTTAGAGATGATAGAAAGAAGCACCAATCACAATCTATTAATCAAACACCTAATCTTCTTAGTCATTGAGAAGAACTCAATTATCCCTTTATTTCCCATTTCAAGCCCTAACATTTggtttttatgaattattttctctttcccttCAATTAGGCACTGTTTAATCATATCCTTATTGCTACATTTAGGCACCTACATTGAAAAAACCAATCCAGTTGtctaaaaacaatttcattgacatttttatttttaaaattaataagtgCACTGGAAAAGCAGTTTTGCATGACAAAAGTAATTAGCACAAAATAAGTCCTTAATTGAACACATCACAGATGAAAGAAACAAGCTGCTTATATGGTCTGTTTGTCTGTCTGATGAAAATAATGTTTACTTTTCTTCTTCTAAAACCTCAACCAGAACACTTCAGAAAAACACTTCATATCTCCTCCAGAGAGCAGCAACACCTTCCTCCGGTTCTCCGGCTGCTGGCGGGGCTGCGGCTGCCACCGCATCACCATCTTCCTCTTCCACCGCCACCGGTCCTTCTTCATCAGCAATCTCAAATGCATCAATCAACTTCTGGACAGTTTCATTGTCCAATATGTGGAATGCTTCATCAACCCCCACAATTGCAACAGTGCAAATGGAACTCTTAAGCTTCTCGCCTTGAAGAGTTTCCCTGATCGCAAAGAGCGCATCTTTCAGAAGATCATCGCGTGAGGATTTCATGAAGTTCTCGAATTTGCGTTCCATGTATGTCTTTGCAGCTTGAGAACGTGAACCTATTGCGAAAGCTTCGTACTCGAAGTAGTTTCCACTTGGACAGTTGTAATAGAGATGAGCTCCAGATTCATCTAAGCCTGCTACAAGCAGACCTACTCCATAGGGTCGTTTCCATGACCGCTGTGTACAGACCTGTAACCATGACAGATGAACCCagaaaattttacttttaataaatggACAAAAAGAAGAAGTAATAGCTTAAGCAACAATTCACATACacaatatcataaaaaaaattaatttaagaagcaAACAGACTCCCAGAGTCATAACCCCCA
It encodes the following:
- the LOC124926975 gene encoding proteasome subunit alpha type-1-B-like, which translates into the protein MFRNQYDTDVTTWSPQGRLFQVEYAMEAVKQGSAAIGLRSKTHVILACVNKANSELSSHQKKIFKVDDHIGVAIAGLTADGRVLSRYMRSECINHSYTYESPLPVGRLVVQLADKAQVCTQRSWKRPYGVGLLVAGLDESGAHLYYNCPSGNYFEYEAFAIGSRSQAAKTYMERKFENFMKSSRDDLLKDALFAIRETLQGEKLKSSICTVAIVGVDEAFHILDNETVQKLIDAFEIADEEGPVAVEEEDGDAVAAAAPPAAGEPEEGVAALWRRYEVFF